A section of the Pseudomonas sp. Q1-7 genome encodes:
- the atpG gene encoding F0F1 ATP synthase subunit gamma has product MAGAKEIRSKIASIKSTQKITSAMEKVAVSKMRRAQLRMAASRPYAERIRQVIGHLANANPEYRHPFMIDREVKRVGYIVVSSDRGLCGGLNINLFKTQVKDMAGYREQGVEIDLCVIGGKGAAFFRNYGGNVVAAISHIGEEPSINDLIGSVKVMLDAYLEGRIDRLFVVSNKFVNTMTQKPTVDQLVPLVADPDQELKHHWDYLYEPDAKEILEGLLVRYVESQVYQAVVENNACEQAARMIAMKNATDNAGDLISNLQLIYNKARQAAITQEISEIVGGAAAV; this is encoded by the coding sequence ATGGCAGGCGCAAAAGAGATTCGCAGCAAGATTGCGAGCATCAAAAGCACGCAGAAGATCACCAGCGCCATGGAAAAGGTGGCGGTCAGCAAGATGCGCAGGGCTCAACTGCGCATGGCTGCCAGCCGCCCCTACGCGGAGCGCATTCGCCAGGTGATCGGTCATTTGGCCAACGCCAACCCGGAATACCGCCACCCGTTCATGATCGACCGTGAAGTCAAGCGCGTCGGTTACATCGTGGTGAGCAGCGACCGTGGTCTGTGCGGCGGCTTGAACATCAACCTGTTCAAGACCCAGGTCAAGGACATGGCGGGTTACCGCGAACAAGGCGTGGAGATCGACCTCTGCGTGATTGGTGGCAAGGGTGCGGCCTTCTTCCGCAACTACGGCGGCAACGTCGTGGCAGCCATCAGCCACATCGGTGAGGAGCCCTCGATCAACGACCTGATCGGCAGCGTCAAGGTCATGCTCGACGCATACCTGGAAGGCCGTATCGATCGCCTGTTCGTGGTGTCCAACAAGTTCGTCAACACCATGACGCAGAAGCCGACCGTGGACCAACTGGTTCCGCTGGTGGCCGACCCGGATCAAGAGTTGAAGCATCACTGGGACTACCTCTACGAACCCGACGCCAAGGAGATCCTCGAGGGTCTGCTGGTGCGCTACGTGGAGTCCCAGGTGTATCAGGCCGTGGTTGAGAACAATGCCTGCGAGCAGGCAGCACGGATGATCGCGATGAAGAACGCCACCGACAACGCCGGTGATCTGATCAGCAACCTCCAACTGATCTACAACAAGGCGCGTCAGGCAGCGATCACTCAAGAGATTTCGGAAATCGTCGGCGGCGCTGCCGCGGTTTAA
- the atpD gene encoding F0F1 ATP synthase subunit beta, whose translation MSSGRIVQIIGAVIDVEFPRDQVPNVYDALKVSGVETTLEVQQQLGDGVVRSIAMGSTEGLKRGLDVSNTGKAIAVPVGKATLGRIMDVLGNPIDEAGPIGEEERWEIHRAAPSYAEQAGGNELLETGIKVIDLVCPFAKGGKVGLFGGAGVGKTVNMMELIRNIAIEHSGYSVFAGVGERTREGNDFYHEMKDSNVLDKVALVYGQMNEPPGNRLRVALTGLTMAEKFRDEGRDVLLFVDNIYRYTLAGTEVSALLGRMPSAVGYQPTLAEEMGVLQERITSTKTGSITSIQAVYVPADDLTDPSPATTFAHLDATVVLSRDIASLGIYPAVDPLDSTSRQLDPLVIGQEHYETARGVQYVLQRYKELKDIIAILGMDELSESDKLLVSRARKIQRFLSQPFFVAEVFTGSPGKYVSLKDTIAGFKGILNGDYDHLPEQAFYMVGGIEEAIEKAKKL comes from the coding sequence ATGAGTAGCGGACGTATCGTTCAAATCATCGGCGCCGTTATCGACGTGGAATTCCCGCGTGATCAGGTGCCGAACGTTTACGACGCGCTGAAGGTCAGCGGCGTCGAAACCACCCTGGAAGTCCAGCAGCAGCTGGGCGACGGCGTGGTTCGTTCCATCGCAATGGGTTCGACCGAAGGCCTCAAGCGTGGCCTGGACGTATCCAACACTGGCAAGGCCATCGCCGTCCCGGTGGGTAAAGCCACCCTGGGCCGCATCATGGACGTGCTGGGCAACCCCATCGACGAAGCCGGCCCCATCGGCGAAGAAGAGCGTTGGGAAATCCACCGCGCTGCGCCGTCCTATGCCGAGCAGGCTGGTGGCAACGAGCTGCTGGAAACCGGCATCAAGGTAATCGACCTGGTCTGCCCCTTCGCCAAAGGCGGCAAGGTAGGCCTGTTCGGTGGCGCCGGCGTGGGCAAGACCGTGAACATGATGGAGCTGATCCGTAACATCGCGATCGAGCACAGCGGTTACTCGGTATTCGCCGGCGTGGGCGAGCGTACTCGTGAGGGTAACGACTTCTACCACGAGATGAAGGACTCCAACGTTCTCGACAAGGTAGCTCTGGTATACGGCCAGATGAACGAGCCGCCGGGCAACCGTCTGCGCGTGGCGCTGACCGGCCTGACCATGGCCGAGAAGTTCCGTGACGAAGGTCGTGACGTTCTGCTGTTCGTCGACAACATCTACCGTTACACCCTGGCCGGTACCGAAGTGTCCGCGCTGCTGGGTCGTATGCCGTCCGCTGTGGGTTATCAGCCGACCCTGGCCGAGGAAATGGGCGTTCTGCAGGAGCGCATCACCTCCACCAAGACCGGTTCCATTACCTCCATCCAGGCCGTATACGTTCCCGCGGACGACCTGACTGACCCGTCCCCGGCGACCACCTTCGCCCACCTGGACGCGACCGTCGTACTGTCCCGCGACATCGCCTCGCTGGGTATCTACCCTGCCGTGGACCCGCTGGACTCCACCTCCCGTCAGCTGGACCCGCTGGTGATCGGCCAGGAACACTACGAGACCGCTCGTGGCGTTCAGTACGTTCTGCAGCGTTACAAGGAACTGAAGGACATCATCGCGATTCTCGGCATGGACGAACTGTCCGAGTCCGACAAGCTGCTGGTGTCCCGCGCTCGTAAGATCCAGCGCTTCCTGTCCCAGCCGTTCTTCGTGGCCGAAGTCTTCACCGGTTCCCCGGGTAAGTACGTCTCCCTGAAGGACACCATCGCTGGCTTCAAAGGCATCCTCAACGGTGACTACGACCACCTGCCCGAGCAGGCGTTCTACATGGTCGGCGGCATCGAAGAAGCCATCGAGAAAGCGAAGAAACTGTAA